tatcAAGTTTTCATGTTTTCGCCCCATCGACAcgaaaaacacgacaaatatctcaattgtcgagttttcgtgttttcgttttggcatcttccgttagacatgcgcacaacaatGACTGAACTGAACACAACACAACTGTATGCAAACATATGCCAAAGAAACtattaaatataagaataaaaatgacttatattttatgtacatttcgatcgaataccattttgttacataacaaaatatcgAAAGACGAATATCGAATATCAAACTAATTACTTCTGTCTTTTTACCCCTcatctaaattttatttattttctcataGAATATCAAACCAATTCCATACTGGAATAATaagaatatttttgataaaaaacaaatcTGTTAAAAGTctgtgtttttgacatttttgttttgttttattttagataactcttattattctatatctattttatctatccaatcatGAACGTTTTTTCTTTTGCAACACGTGACcctacaatatattaccttattgggcgcacgtgcgtacaaaagaCCAGTATTTTTTGCTTATTTGAACGGTTCAAAAAGTCCCATGTCAAACATACGATGTATTTGGACTAGTACCCAGATGGGAAAAAACATATTGGAATCGCCTAGCGGCTCGTGCAGTATGCTTTTCTCAGCTGGGAAcccgtccaaatatatctccgtttTGTACAGAAcagtgttaaataacctaatagtattaCAGCGAATATATTGCGAGTAAGCTGTTAGCTAATATGTACACATATGGAGGATATCATCATTATTACAAACTTGCAGGATAAATATTCCATACACCTGATATTGATACCATTTCAACATTGCACCCTCTCATTTTATGTGTACCCAGTGAAGAAGTATTCTTTGACAAGCTTGTGCTCTGTCATACATTTAGTGTTTCATAAGAACAAATATATCATATTACTAAATCAAAGTtcttatttatttaaagtttcttcatttgaatatttttaagttAATATTCCTCGATGCCCTTATATTTCgtattcttaaaatgataaatgaacaCCTGACATGTTTATATACTGTTGTATAGTCTCAATAACAAAGACTTGGTAGTAGTGCGAATGATTCCGTTTGGTGTTTTGGTATTCatgatataatattttgaaaaaatgtcacGCATATAATGACTTCTGCATGCACGGTCGGATCAAAATACTTCCTGCAATGTattatttgattaaactttgagttttcaaaacttcagaatatatactttcggcaaataaaaaggataggatAGTGAGTGTTATTTCTGccaaactgatttgaaaaaagaaactgtACCGCTCAAGTTTTTATATTCGTAGTTTTCCCATAGCTTCCCATTTGCGGGAAAAACACCATGTTATGAAGTTATCGCgaagatgtaaataaaattaacttattatcTGCTGtatggtcaaataaaatgaatagcTCCGTAagcttatttattattattatttatcattataccagatttgttgcgCACctttttcatatggaatatacgttcaagggcgctttacaattaaacatgtgacacatcgcaaatatgtaggaaaataacaaaactgaaactgaacaatttgattaaacgccttttttataaatggcgttgtacataataataaaaaataatagtcattacaacaacatcataaatgaacaatgataatatttaccgccttattgtaacaaacagccatgaccgcacccctccccttgaggtcgttttacccctattgccaataccagtgctttaaacaactggtacgcccagacgggctgcatatagtggttcaacctcccggtaaacggtgccatcatatactgtattagatagaaataccacaagtgaaactcaagtcttgcaaaaaacacacacatagaacgtcataacgcTTATAAATGTGACTTGctgaaataaaagatgaattgtcaatttagttaattacatgatgaattgtacagttaagagatcttcgtcagctacgaatgacttgccgtagttctgtattacaaaaataacaatggcatatttattatgggtagaaacagtcacagttggtatcaatgtgttgtagaaaattttgaaaaggtgtgttttgagagctcttttgaatgaattatgtgatgaatcttttctgagattgtcagggagagagttccatagttttgcggcggcaaccctgaaacttctatccccgtaggtaaccagtcgacttttttgtggcacaagggttgttactgcacttgctgacctcagatttctagttggcacgtacacctccagtaagtctctcatatacaccggcgactgtccatgcaaggccttgaatgtttgaacgagaattttgtatttgattctatcttgtatttgaagccaatgaagatctttaaggattggtgttatatgttcaaaacgggttgttttcgtaataagacgtgaagctgtgttttggacattttgcagtttgctcgttgttgaatTTGGCACGCCGTACATAAGAGCATtacagtaatctaatcgtgaggtcacaagcgagtttataagggtttttatggcttcagttgtcaaatatggtcgaatatgacatatttgataaatatttgccGTGAATAAAATATTCGGAAATTTCAAGCGGATtggaaattattttctttaatgttCCACGTGTCAACATTTAATTGATCATGATTAGATACTCacgtacaaaaatatttttgtcttttcaaTAAAGTACACATGGGATAGCATGTATACGAAGGTTGGTTTTTCTTTCCGTATTCAAAGTCAAAATATTATTCTTTGTTAGTTGATAAATGACGTCACGCCTTGACTTTTGGTTTATCCACCaatcagaactaccttaataacaagagctgtccgtaagacagcgcgctcgactatttttcagtgcttgactctgaattagagctaagccagtaaaaaaatccaagttaaaaagggacattactctgtcaaaattcaaactagGATTATGGGAATTGTGTATcatggtgtagattttgatagtaaataattattttgagtttcaagtcaaaaactttaatagtatcggagatatttgactttatcaaaaaattttactaaaaagttaaaaaggggcaaaattctgtcaaaattcaaatcagggttTTGGGGATTGTTCTCCTGAtgaagactttgatggtaaataagtattttaagtttcaagtcaaaagctttgatagtaacagagatatttgattttataaaaaaactttaaccaaaaattcttagttaaaaaggggcataattctgtcaaaattcaaatcagatttatggggattatttctcctggtgtagactttgatagttaataaatattttaagtttcaagtcaatagctttgatagtaacagagatatttgactttataaaaaaaattaaccaacggcgacgccgacgccgacgccgacaccgggacgagtgcaatagctctactttttcatcaaaaagtcgagctaataactgTTGGTGTGTTTAATAATGTAAATTACGAAAATATCGATGTGTcttattttgttaattattttagaGATCCACTCTCAAGAAAACACTGCATGACCAAAAACGATACAACAGTAGTAAATTGGAAACCAACTGAACTCATGACACAGCCATCAAAAATGGTCACATGTGCATTATATGAAAGTACACTGGAGTCATCAAATGCATATATAGGTGAATCACATTCACAGCAACAGTACTTACAAGTTTCAAGTGCAGGGGCCGGCACGTCACCATTGGCCATCGAACAGTGTTTACCTGGACCGTCAAGACATGCTGACAGTACGAGAACATATAACAGTTTATACTCAAACCAGACACGACATCGTAGCAGAAAAGAGATTAAGAATCGACTCCATTGGAAAAAATCCAAACTTGAAAGGAAGTCAAAGGCAGGCAGACAGTTGCGGAAGCTGAAACGCGAAAACATTAACCTGATAAAAAAGATGTTAGCTTATGAAGAGATTCCATTAGTTCGACAGGAATATGATAAAATactttgtatcatagctcggtgttttttcttaacaaatttggtgcaggtaattcgtatactctgagtacagagtgcggtaactaaaagtgtgcaggtatttaatacccgcacgctagttaccgcactgttggaaagAAAAGTATGCCTGCGTGTCTGAAACAGTAGActgcgaagtgtattttattgattttctgctctagcattggtttattttacctgggctttacacatttgtaaagcaaggattttagtacacactgaactgctgtatatggcaatgtggaacgcctacaactaccatatatggcaggctatgatacaaaacagaaagaacattaaaactctcgggtaaacgattttactcgggggctacgccccctcgtacaaatcgtttaccctcgagtttcaatgctctttctattactaaaCACACAATAGATGTGATATCGAAGCACACGAATGTTCACACAGAAATAATGTCAGCTTTGACATTCGAATCCTTCTGCGAAATGTCCCAAAACCAGAATCACGAAAGATACGTCTTGTACAGCGGAAGACCCAAACTGATGCTGGATAAGAAacaatttcaatgtttaaaattttatgttaaaaaggcACGTAGAAGAGTGATCAAGGCCTTAAATGAAGTTAATGAGCATGCTGATTCCACTTATCTATTTATTACGTACGACGGAAAATCACTTCCAAACGATTTTCAGGTGCgtgtgtatatatttttagaataCTTTTGTAAGAACAGTTTTTATTAGTAACTGTATAAGTTTTGCTTTCTCGCATTTATACTTGTCGATTTGCTTGGAAGGTATACTTAAGAATaagataaatacatgtaataggtCCTGAAAATTTCCCGAATACTAGATCCTATGCGAACATTTGGTATACTTTTATTCCCCggaggtgggcatattaaaatcgcactgtccgtccgtgcttGCATCTGCTTAAATTCTAGTCCGGGCTGTACCTCTGCCCTCCATTAACGGATTTTGAAATGACTTGGCACAATGctaaccataatgagacgaagtaTCATACGCAAatcccagatccctagctccaaggtaaatgtcacacttagaggttataGGTTAAAACAGGGTCTTTTTTGTCCGGTATATGACAATGCCATCTATgatgggattttgaaataactttgcataagtgtttaacataataaaacgACACCAAGAGCTCTAGATTTAAGGTCAATTCACACAAGATTAACAAGGTCTGGTTTGTGTCCAGTCTGGCCCATATCtcttccatccatgaaggaataTTGAAATAGCTCGAcataaatgtttacctcaataTAACAATATGCCATACGCAAGACGCAGAACCCCATTCCCTCTATCTCCAAGGTCAAGGACAGACGTAGAAGTCATaggttaacaaggtctgttttgtgtccagtctGGCCCATATCtcttccatccatgaaggaatattgaaatagcttggcataaatgtttgcctcaatataACAATGTGCCATACGCAAGACGCAGAACCCCATTCCCTctatctccaaggtcaaggtcagacgtAGAAGTCATaggttaacaaggtctgttttgtgtccggttcatacctctgccattcatcaaggaattttaaaatgacttgtcataaatgttccccataataagaacacgtgtcatgcgcaacatcaagaccactagctctaaggtcaaggtcacacttagagttttaaggttaacattgtctgtttcttgtccggtctataactctgtcatggAAGAAGGGATTTAGTGACTTGGGGGCATTtgcactaatagtgacagctcttgtttgttttgtggtGGGTTTAGATACACTGTAGGTCATATgccgacttttccagcttttgaaataattttacaccgAAAACATGGTTTCCACATCGATGAATGGGAAGTGATTCAAAGCCGTCGGGCTCAACCAGTCTTTCACAGGGGTTCCAATTTGCTATGTACCTGTCAAACTGAAAACGACACCATTATCATAGAGCTTGTACTTGGCATTATAAGGTAACCCGAAGGACAGTTAAACAACACTAGCTTACAATTTGTAAAACACTGACTCCTTTTAATTTGGAAATTAGTGAAAGATTTTTCCTCCTGTACAGAAAAACTGAATGCATGTGATGCCACATGTCAggtttaattaaaaatgtaagtTCACATCTGGTCAAATGATGCTTCTTCTTAATTTAAGAAGTATATGAAATGTTTGCATATAAGCAGGTTTCTCGGAAACTACTAACTTAAAAATACTTTAAGATCTGGAGAAGTCTTTGGCATTATGAGATGACATCTCGgtgcatgttttataaatatggcTGATTTTTTTCCCATCTGTGTttcttttatacttagaaattaTGATAAAGATAGTGCATTTAAGCGGAATACTTCGAAACATTTCAACAGAATGCCTTCAAAACTATCTTCATTCCCGTCTTTGAATGACCATTATGTGACAGGTGCCATCAGTTGAACTTGCGTTTTAGCGAGTACTGAGCTTATTAGGTTGCTATtgattttatttatctttcagcGAAGAAAACCTACTTTGAAGACACTTCACGCTTCAACGTCGTCTTCAGATACCAGTATAACTGACGAAAGTGATATCATGTCACAATCAGACTCTCAGATTAGCGATGATGAATTTGAAAGTGATTATGTCCAAAACCTTGAAACATCTTTAAGTACAACTCAAAGAGCAATTTGTTTTGGTGAAAGGACTTTTAACAGCAGAATGGCTACTGAATCAGAGAGCATTGTAAATGGTATTTCAACATCGATACCACAGAGTGGGTTAATGCCACAAAACATTTTAGAAGCACCTGAAACTTTAAGGATAATCGAGGAGGAAGACGATACCCCTGTTGATATCGAAGACTCTTTGAAAGGTCTGTGCGATTCAACTGACAGCAAAATAAAACGAATGGATGTACCGGAGAATTCGAACGAATTAATTGAACAAAAAATGGACGTAGCAGGAACTTATGCCAGCGTTCAGAATGAGAGAGTCGGGACGACATCTGCTGATAAACAGGTAGACGATCTaatagataaaattgaaaaagaactTGAAGATTCGCAATATGTGTAACACTTTCAGGCTGTTTGCGATGAAATGAAAGATGCAAACGACGAGCACAAGACATCCACAAAAATATTCCGCTCTATAAGTAGAAACTGTTACTCGTCAAGCTTTCATCATATTGGACAAACATTAATTTTCTCTTTAGTTTATCAGGTTTAACATCATACTGGCACAAGTATAGGTAATACTGTGTCTGTCCAGCTTTTCATATTAGATGAATACCAAAGCTGCACATCTCAGCGCATTATTTAAGGCATgaggtttttcaattttgataaagaGTTACAACAATCACGATCGGATTTTGAACTTTTTCATTAAACAACCATTGAACTGAGACAGAAATAATGCGTTaacaatatattatttctaaagcaCAAAATGAGTATATTGTGTTATTGGCCTCGTGTTCCAAGTAGTGCCTTCTGTTTTGCGGACATTTTGACAACTATCTTTTGGAATGCAGTTACCTCAAATCCATTAGAATGGAGTTTATTCCAAATAATTTTACTACTCGTTTTAATATTTATCAACTTGATAACCTCATGAAGAGTAAAGAtaagttttatacttgcaaaattAGCActcttttgtaaaattttaatgtcaaattttcaatagCTCATTTTCCAGATTCGATATTAGTAATAATTTGAGTATTAAGATGCTTCAGTTTTGGGTATTAAGTTGCATATTACgactaccgtatagcgggttaattctgcgagttttctttatttctgctaaatctgctggtcaagactgtcacgcagaaataaattccacacatttaaaatatcagcagaattttttgacgcagaaa
This DNA window, taken from Mercenaria mercenaria strain notata chromosome 19, MADL_Memer_1, whole genome shotgun sequence, encodes the following:
- the LOC123542875 gene encoding uncharacterized protein LOC123542875 isoform X2, producing the protein MSALTFESFCEMSQNQNHERYVLYSGRPKLMLDKKQFQCLKFYVKKARRRVIKALNEVNEHADSTYLFITYDGKSLPNDFQRRKPTLKTLHASTSSSDTSITDESDIMSQSDSQISDDEFESDYVQNLETSLSTTQRAICFGERTFNSRMATESESIVNGISTSIPQSGLMPQNILEAPETLRIIEEEDDTPVDIEDSLKGLCDSTDSKIKRMDVPENSNELIEQKMDVAGTYASVQNERVGTTSADKQLVYKMCKICLEDR
- the LOC123542875 gene encoding uncharacterized protein LOC123542875 isoform X1; translation: MSALTFESFCEMSQNQNHERYVLYSGRPKLMLDKKQFQCLKFYVKKARRRVIKALNEVNEHADSTYLFITYDGKSLPNDFQRRKPTLKTLHASTSSSDTSITDESDIMSQSDSQISDDEFESDYVQNLETSLSTTQRAICFGERTFNSRMATESESIVNGISTSIPQSGLMPQNILEAPETLRIIEEEDDTPVDIEDSLKGLCDSTDSKIKRMDVPENSNELIEQKMDVAGTYASVQNERVGTTSADKQVDDLIDKIEKELEDSQYV